GATTATGTCAGCGGCAAACGTGTTGAAAAATCCCGCTCAGAACAGGAATTCAATGAGCATCTTAAGAACACAGCCTCTGCTCCTGTTGCTCAGGTCATTACACCTCAGCCTCAACAGCCTGTAGCACCCCGTGCGGCATTGCATGTGGTTTTACCTGAGGAAGAAACACCGGCCGACATCGTTGCGCCCGTGCAGGCAGCGAAGGATGACGAAAAAGAGCGCATCATTGCGCTGGGCGATCTGGTCGGATTGGATGAAGAAGATCTGGCCCTGATTGCCGACGATCAGGGGTTGCCTTTAGAGGCGGTGCTTAAACGCCAGCGCGTGCAACAGTTGCTGAATAAAACGCGGGCGAAGGGGGAAGCATGAGAGGCTGGCTTGCGCTAATGCTCCTGGGCCTGAGCTGTAGCCTTCAGGCCGCCGAACGCAACGATATCCCCAGTTGCTATCACTATGCGAAGCTGGATGCTGAACGTCCGGTAGAGAGTGGGCGCGAGCTGGTCATTATCATCGACCAGACCGTGAAGGTGCCGCTGGATCTGAAGAAATCGATCTGGCAGCACGTGATCCGATACGCTCAGCCTGGCGACCGCGTGGTGCTGTATCAGTTCTCTGCCCTGCTGCAGGATAACTATCTGAAGCGCGTCTTTGACGGCAGGCTGGAAGCGCTGTTTACCGATCAGAAAGCCCGCAACAATATGGGCATGGAAAGTCTGAAAAATCTGGACAGCTGTCTGGTCAAACAGAAACAGTTCTTCGATCAGGGTATCGGTAAATTGATGGCAAACAGCTTTGCTACTGAAGGCAGCAGCATCGCCAAAAGCGAGATTATCGACAGCCTGAAGCGTATCGCTGAGGATTTGAAGAGCGATCCGGCTCAGACAAAGTCTGTGGTGCTGGTCTCCGATATGCTGGAGAACAGCGATTTCGGCAGCTTCTACAGCAACAATCAGATCCGCCTGATCGCGCCTGAGAAGGAGCTGGCTCGGGTCACTAAGCAAAACCTGATTGCCGATTTCAACGGTGCGAAGGTGTACGTGGCGGGCGCGGGATTGATTGATACCTCAGCGAAGAATAACTATCGCTCAGGGAAGATCATGCAGCAGCTGGAAGGCTTCTGGCAGCAGTATTTCACCGCCTCAAACGCGGAGCTTATCAGCTTTGGCGCGCCTGAATTAACTGTCGAGATTAAGTAACTTTTAACCCTGATTTTATTATTATCTGACGCCTCCTTTTGGGGGCGTTTTTTATTTTCGGTTTACAAAAAAACAACCTGTCGATATTACTTCAGTAATAATTTTCACGTTTCCTTTTTAAAAATTCCGAGAAGTAACTGTTAAATGACCGCATTGATTCTGGAAAAATTTTCTATGAAAAAAATGACATACCCCTCACACTTAAACCTTTATGAATTTAGCATTAAAATCCCCACTCAAATTGATTAATGTCAAAATTTTTAACACCTAAAATAGTAGATTTGTTTTGCATATTTAAAAAAGGAGTTTGAAAATGGCAATCCCAGCATATCTCTGGCTGAAAGATGATGGTGGTGCAGATATCAAAGGCAGCGTAGATGTAATTGACAGAGAGGGAAGCATAGAAGTTTTAAGTTTTATGCATTCACTTAACATTCCAACAGACAATCATACGGGCAAGTTAACGGGTACACGTTTACATAGTGCAATGGAAATTGAGAAAGAGTTCGATGCATCCAGCTCGTATTTATACAAGGCGGTCTCCACAGGACAAAACCTTAAAAGCGCCGAGATAAAATGGTATC
This genomic window from Erwinia sp. E_sp_B01_1 contains:
- a CDS encoding Hcp family type VI secretion system effector: MAIPAYLWLKDDGGADIKGSVDVIDREGSIEVLSFMHSLNIPTDNHTGKLTGTRLHSAMEIEKEFDASSSYLYKAVSTGQNLKSAEIKWYQINNAGFEKEYFNMFLENVKVVAVCPVMHNVKTNEKQNHLESVTLRYERITWKYCDGNIQYSDSWKGR